The following are encoded in a window of Phocoena phocoena chromosome 2, mPhoPho1.1, whole genome shotgun sequence genomic DNA:
- the PYGO1 gene encoding pygopus homolog 1, with the protein MSAEQEKDSISLKRVRGGDSGLDGLGGPGVQLGSPDKKKRKTNTQGPSFSPLSEYAPPPNPNSDHLVAANPFDDNYNTISYKPLPSSNPYLGPGYPGFGGYSTFRMPPHVPPRMSSPYCGPYSLRNQPHPFPQNPLGMGFNRPHAFNFGPHDNSSFGNPSYNNALSQNVNMPNQHFRQNPAENFNQIPPQNASQISNPDLASNFVPGNNSNFSSPLESNHSFIPPPNTFGQAKAPPPKQDFSQGATKNTNQNSSAHPPHLNMDDTVNQSNIELKNVNRNNGVSQENSRSSSTEATNNSHANGTQNNPRQPRGAADTCTTEKSNKSSLHPSRHGHSSSDPVYPCGICTNEVNDDQDAILCEASCQKWFHRICTGMTETAYGLLTAEASAVWGCDTCMADKDVQLMRTRETFGPSAVGSDA; encoded by the exons gtggTGATAGTGGACTGGATGGGTTAGGAGGACCAGGTGTACAACTAGGAAGCCCAGATAAGAAAAAGCGCAAGACAAATACCCAG GGGccttctttttctccattgtctgaGTATGCGCCACCACCAAATCCAAACTCTGACCATCTAGTGGCTGCTAATCCATTTGATGACAACTACAATACTATTTCCTATAAACCACTACCTTCGTCAAATCCATATCTTGGCCCTGGTTATCCTGGCTTTGGAGGCTACAGCACATTCAGAATGCCACCTCACGTTCCTCCAAGAATGTCTTCCCCATACTGTGGTCCTTACTCACTCAGGAATCAGCCACACCCATTTCCCCAGAATCCTTTGGGCATGGGTTTTAATCGACCTCATGCTTTTAATTTTGGGCCACATGATAATTCGAGTTTTGGAAACCCATCTTATAATAATGCACTAAGTCAGAATGTTAACATGCCTAATCAACATTTTAGACAAAATCCTGCTGAAAACTTCAATCAGATTCCTCCACAGAATGCTAGCCAAATATCTAACCCTGACTTGGCATCTAACTTTGTCCctggaaataattcaaattttaGCTCTCCATTAGAATCTAATCATTCTTTTATTCCTCCCCCAAACACTTTTGGTCAAGCAAAAGCACCACCCCCAAAACAAGACTTTAGTCAAGGAGCAACCAAAAACACTAATCAAAATTCCTCTGCTCACCCACCTCACTTAAATATGGATGACACAGTGAATCAGAgtaatattgaattaaaaaatgttaatcgAAACAATGGCGTAAGTCAAGAGAATAGCCGTTCGAGTAGCACTGAAGCTACAAACAACAGCCATGCAAACGGGACACAGAATAATCCACGACAACCTAGAGGTGCCGCAGATACATGCACCACTGAGAAAAGCAATAAATCCTCTCTCCACCCAAGCCGTCATGGGCATTCTTCTTCTGACCCAGTGTATCCTTGTGGAATTTGTACAAATGAAGTGAATGATGATCAGGATGCCATCTTATGCGAAGCCTCTTGTCAGAAATGGTTTCATCGGATCTGCACTGGAATGACTGAAACAGCTTATGGCCTCCTAACAGCAGAAGCATCAGCAGTATGGGGCTGTGATACCTGTATGGCTGACAAAGATGTCCAGTTAATGCGCACTAGAGAAACTTTTGGTCCCTCTGCAGTGGGCAGTGATGCTTAA